The Endozoicomonas montiporae CL-33 genome contains a region encoding:
- a CDS encoding CoA pyrophosphatase — protein sequence MLRELEQKFQNYPYQSLNSDLPQAAVLIPLVRQDNSFHLILTRRASHMNTHSGEVAFPGGKKDEADTDLLSTALRESWEEISLEPGLVKIIGRGSSVVSRFGLEVTPFVGVIAQLPELRANTDELDRIFTVPLEFLLNPDNLQSDLWQMSEHTYRMPFFQYREYRIWGLTAIMLAECLNAGFGTNIPLDVPHFDREFGLRPRQRFKS from the coding sequence ATGCTTAGAGAATTAGAACAAAAATTTCAAAACTACCCCTACCAAAGCCTGAATAGCGACCTGCCACAAGCAGCCGTTCTTATTCCTCTGGTCAGACAAGACAACAGTTTCCACCTGATCCTGACCCGTCGAGCCTCCCACATGAATACCCACAGTGGAGAAGTCGCCTTCCCCGGTGGAAAAAAAGATGAAGCCGACACAGACCTTCTGTCTACAGCTTTACGAGAATCCTGGGAGGAAATCAGCCTTGAACCGGGATTAGTCAAAATCATCGGACGAGGCAGTAGTGTAGTGTCCCGCTTTGGACTGGAAGTCACGCCTTTTGTCGGAGTCATTGCCCAGCTTCCGGAACTGAGGGCAAATACCGATGAACTGGATCGAATATTCACCGTCCCCCTGGAATTTCTGCTGAATCCGGACAACCTTCAGAGCGATCTCTGGCAGATGAGCGAACACACATACCGGATGCCCTTTTTTCAGTATCGGGAATACCGGATCTGGGGGCTGACAGCCATCATGCTGGCAGAGTGTCTCAATGCCGGATTCGGCACCAACATCCCCCTTGACGTTCCGCATTTTGACCGCGAGTTTGGCCTTCGCCCGAGGCAACGATTTAAATCATAA
- a CDS encoding IS1182 family transposase, which produces MTTRPQIKINTAPQLDIFSGAASSPDHKKQDKSKRSGGHKSDNRRFVAPDPNTITLGNTSLKEHLEQAGQKTPFMVAALLDEQDWSDFEQRYAPEGRPPYSPRNMMGLILYGIMQGITSLRTLERLARVDLGCMWVTGGIFPDHAIIGRFINMHSESMTGAFFESLTRAVLKKTDSDGSCLAGDGTVIEAACSSYNLIKQEAAQQALEAAQQKADNHPDSAKNQKNLEMASGAYEAVIDRNEKRKKNGKSGSAVVSPTEPEAVVQKMKRGRGYTTGYKPSVLANSKRVVLAQAVDPTNETTVVNPMLDQSMQVTGEPVDEMLLDAGYFNDDVIATSLKRDISLLCPEGKEPGKPKESAKFQKGHFYYDETNDVYHCPAGKELVLIGKIKGSTRTKEQKIYGNGPCEGCPLKDQCTTNKKGRRIKRYAMDDAKDALRQVMQHPKAKKSFSKRKAMVEPVFAYLRDIQGLNRFRRRGLEKVKLEFGLHLLAYNLSRAVKVSIYVILWLNWLLWLLSGSRWSFGSKRTNKGRITMKHHALQKVVLHWI; this is translated from the coding sequence ATGACAACAAGACCGCAAATAAAGATTAATACTGCTCCACAGCTCGATATTTTTTCAGGTGCAGCCAGTAGTCCTGATCACAAAAAGCAGGACAAATCCAAACGATCAGGAGGCCATAAATCAGACAATCGTCGTTTTGTTGCTCCTGACCCCAACACTATCACCCTCGGTAACACGAGCCTGAAAGAGCACCTTGAGCAGGCTGGTCAAAAAACGCCCTTCATGGTTGCAGCACTTCTTGATGAGCAGGACTGGTCTGATTTTGAGCAAAGGTATGCCCCGGAAGGACGTCCTCCTTATTCACCCCGTAATATGATGGGTTTGATTCTCTATGGCATTATGCAGGGCATTACCTCGCTGAGAACTTTGGAACGATTAGCTCGTGTTGACCTTGGTTGTATGTGGGTTACCGGAGGGATTTTTCCAGATCATGCCATTATTGGTCGCTTCATCAACATGCATAGCGAGTCCATGACCGGTGCATTTTTTGAAAGCCTGACACGAGCTGTTCTCAAAAAAACAGACTCCGATGGAAGTTGTCTGGCTGGTGATGGAACGGTCATAGAAGCAGCCTGCTCAAGCTACAACCTGATTAAGCAGGAAGCCGCGCAGCAAGCTCTTGAAGCAGCGCAACAGAAAGCTGACAACCATCCAGATTCCGCTAAAAATCAAAAGAACCTGGAGATGGCCAGCGGTGCTTACGAAGCAGTTATTGACCGCAATGAGAAGCGAAAGAAAAACGGTAAATCAGGAAGTGCTGTCGTAAGCCCCACAGAGCCTGAAGCCGTTGTTCAAAAGATGAAACGGGGGCGAGGATACACGACAGGCTACAAACCATCGGTATTAGCCAATAGCAAGCGTGTGGTACTGGCACAGGCTGTTGACCCTACCAATGAAACGACTGTTGTAAACCCAATGCTTGACCAGTCAATGCAAGTAACGGGTGAACCTGTTGATGAAATGCTACTGGATGCGGGTTATTTCAATGATGACGTTATTGCAACCAGCCTGAAGCGCGATATCAGTTTGCTATGCCCTGAGGGTAAAGAGCCAGGCAAACCCAAAGAGTCAGCAAAGTTCCAGAAGGGGCATTTTTATTATGATGAAACCAATGACGTTTATCATTGCCCTGCTGGAAAAGAGCTGGTTCTCATCGGCAAGATAAAGGGAAGCACTCGCACAAAAGAGCAAAAGATATATGGCAATGGGCCGTGTGAAGGTTGCCCCCTCAAAGATCAGTGTACGACCAATAAGAAAGGGCGCCGCATAAAACGCTATGCGATGGATGATGCCAAGGATGCACTGAGGCAGGTTATGCAGCACCCGAAAGCTAAAAAGTCTTTCAGCAAAAGAAAGGCGATGGTTGAGCCTGTTTTTGCCTATTTACGGGATATACAGGGGTTAAACCGTTTTCGTCGCAGGGGACTGGAGAAAGTTAAACTGGAATTTGGCCTACACCTGTTGGCCTATAACCTGAGTCGTGCTGTAAAAGTCAGTATTTACGTCATTTTATGGTTAAACTGGCTTCTCTGGTTGCTATCTGGATCACGTTGGTCATTTGGCAGCAAACGAACGAATAAGGGAAGAATCACAATGAAGCATCATGCTTTGCAAAAAGTAGTGCTTCACTGGATTTGA
- a CDS encoding HlyC/CorC family transporter: MSEASLSVLVGILISLLLFSAFFSSSETGMMAINRYRLRHLVRKGHRAARRTHGLLERPDRLIGVILIGNNFVNILASALATVIATRIWGDSGIAIATFGLTLVVLIFGEVTPKTLAAMFPERIAFPASVVLSPMLKVLYPAVVALNWICGMLLRPFGIKPGQRSQDQLNVEELRTLVNDPGMLLPQKRRGMLLGILDLEKVRVDDIMVPRNEVVGIDLDDDIKDIIDQLHDTQHTRLPVFRGDVNNIVGMLHMRKVARLLSQEEVNKAMLMQETIEPYYVPESTPLHTQLFNFQQTKERVALVVDEYGDILGLVTLEDILEEIVGDFTTDVSDSSQDITPQEDGTYIIDGSASLRDINRALGWALPTEEARTLNGLITEEMETIPDSSVCLKVGGYKLEIMLVKDNRVKSVKVWQ; this comes from the coding sequence TTGAGTGAAGCATCCCTGAGTGTTCTGGTGGGCATTCTTATTTCCCTGCTGCTGTTCTCTGCTTTTTTCTCCAGTTCTGAAACCGGCATGATGGCGATTAACCGCTATCGTCTGCGTCATCTGGTTCGTAAAGGGCATCGTGCTGCCCGACGCACCCATGGTCTGCTGGAGCGTCCGGATCGGTTGATCGGGGTCATTCTGATTGGTAACAACTTCGTTAATATTCTTGCTTCGGCACTGGCAACGGTGATCGCAACCCGAATCTGGGGCGATAGCGGTATTGCCATTGCCACCTTTGGCCTGACGCTGGTGGTGCTGATTTTTGGTGAGGTCACGCCGAAAACCCTGGCTGCCATGTTTCCCGAGCGCATTGCATTTCCGGCTTCTGTCGTGTTATCGCCTATGCTGAAAGTGCTGTACCCGGCGGTGGTTGCCCTGAACTGGATTTGTGGCATGTTGCTCAGGCCGTTTGGTATCAAGCCTGGTCAAAGGAGTCAGGATCAGTTAAATGTTGAAGAACTGCGAACCCTGGTCAACGATCCGGGCATGTTATTACCGCAAAAGCGTCGTGGTATGCTGCTGGGCATTCTGGATCTGGAAAAGGTGCGGGTTGATGACATTATGGTGCCCCGTAATGAAGTAGTGGGCATTGATCTTGATGATGATATTAAAGATATTATTGACCAGTTACACGACACCCAGCACACACGGCTGCCGGTATTTCGCGGGGATGTGAATAACATTGTCGGTATGCTGCATATGCGTAAGGTTGCCCGCCTACTGAGTCAGGAAGAGGTGAATAAGGCGATGTTGATGCAGGAAACCATTGAACCCTATTACGTGCCGGAAAGTACGCCGCTTCATACCCAGCTGTTCAACTTTCAGCAAACCAAAGAGCGGGTGGCGCTGGTGGTGGATGAGTACGGCGACATTCTCGGACTGGTCACGCTGGAAGATATTCTGGAAGAAATTGTGGGTGACTTTACCACCGATGTCTCTGACAGCAGTCAGGATATAACGCCGCAGGAAGATGGTACCTATATTATTGATGGCTCGGCATCTCTGCGTGATATTAACCGGGCGCTGGGTTGGGCTCTGCCAACGGAAGAAGCGAGAACCCTGAATGGCCTGATTACGGAAGAAATGGAAACCATTCCTGATTCGAGTGTTTGTCTGAAGGTGGGTGGTTACAAGCTGGAAATTATGCTGGTGAAGGATAACCGTGTGAAGTCGGTGAAGGTCTGGCAGTAG
- the ffh gene encoding signal recognition particle protein: MFENLTERLSQTLKNVTGKAKLSEDNIKDTLREVRMALLEADVALPVVREFISRIKERAIGQEVQSSLSPGQAFVKIVQAELIEVMGAANDELNLATQPPAVILMAGLQGAGKTTSVAKLSKFLKERHKKKVLVVSADVYRPAAIKQLETLAGEVGVEFFPSDIQQKPVDIANAAIQEARIGHYDVLIVDTAGRLHIDGEMMEEIQSLHSAINPVETLFVVDAMTGQDAANTAKAFGDALPLTGVILTKADGDARGGAALSVRHITGKPIKFIGVGEKIDALDPFHPDRIASRILGMGDVLSLIEEAEQKLDKKKADKLATKLKKGKGFDLEDFRDQLQQMKKMGGLAGVMDKLPGMPGMPANMPGQMDNKIFVQMEAIINSMTPAERANPDIMNGSRKKRIAAGSGTQIQDINRLIKQHKQMSKMMKKVSKKGGMSKLMRGLGGMKGQMPGGMGGMMPPGGGKKFPF; this comes from the coding sequence ATGTTTGAGAATTTAACCGAACGCCTGTCGCAAACGTTAAAAAACGTCACCGGCAAGGCCAAGCTGTCTGAAGACAACATTAAAGACACCCTGCGCGAAGTGCGCATGGCGCTGCTGGAGGCAGACGTTGCCCTGCCAGTGGTCAGAGAGTTCATCAGCCGCATCAAAGAACGCGCCATTGGTCAGGAAGTTCAGTCCAGCCTGAGCCCGGGTCAGGCGTTTGTCAAAATCGTTCAGGCCGAACTGATCGAGGTGATGGGTGCAGCCAATGACGAGCTGAACCTTGCCACCCAGCCGCCCGCTGTCATCCTGATGGCAGGCTTGCAGGGTGCGGGTAAAACCACCTCGGTCGCCAAGCTGTCCAAATTCCTGAAAGAACGCCACAAAAAGAAAGTCTTGGTGGTGTCTGCCGACGTGTACCGTCCGGCAGCGATTAAACAGCTGGAAACACTGGCAGGCGAAGTGGGCGTGGAATTCTTCCCGTCCGACATTCAGCAAAAGCCTGTTGATATTGCCAATGCCGCTATTCAGGAAGCCCGCATTGGTCACTATGATGTTCTGATTGTCGATACCGCCGGTCGTTTGCATATTGATGGCGAAATGATGGAAGAGATTCAGTCTCTGCACTCTGCCATCAATCCGGTAGAAACCCTGTTCGTGGTCGATGCCATGACCGGTCAGGATGCCGCCAATACGGCCAAAGCGTTTGGCGACGCTCTGCCACTGACCGGTGTTATTCTGACCAAAGCCGATGGTGATGCCCGCGGTGGTGCTGCCCTGTCCGTGCGCCACATTACCGGCAAACCGATCAAGTTTATTGGTGTGGGTGAAAAAATCGACGCACTGGATCCGTTCCATCCGGATCGTATCGCCTCCCGAATCCTCGGCATGGGTGACGTTCTCTCCCTGATCGAAGAAGCCGAGCAGAAGCTCGACAAGAAAAAAGCCGACAAACTGGCCACCAAGCTGAAGAAAGGCAAAGGCTTCGACCTCGAAGACTTCCGCGACCAGCTACAGCAGATGAAAAAAATGGGCGGCCTTGCCGGCGTCATGGACAAGCTACCGGGAATGCCCGGCATGCCTGCCAATATGCCGGGGCAGATGGACAATAAGATTTTTGTCCAAATGGAGGCCATCATCAACTCTATGACACCTGCCGAGCGCGCCAACCCGGACATTATGAACGGTTCGCGCAAAAAACGCATCGCAGCCGGTTCCGGCACACAGATTCAGGACATCAACCGTCTGATTAAACAGCACAAGCAGATGTCCAAGATGATGAAGAAAGTCTCCAAAAAAGGCGGCATGAGCAAACTGATGCGTGGACTGGGCGGCATGAAAGGTCAGATGCCGGGCGGCATGGGTGGTATGATGCCTCCGGGTGGTGGCAAGAAGTTCCCTTTCTAA
- a CDS encoding NGG1p interacting factor 3 protein, NIF3, producing MHKLCFYVPASHLETVKDAVFNAGAGKYRHYDRCCWQALGQMQFRGLKSSNPFRGKPETLEQFEEYKVEMMCPDEQVEAAVTALIKAHPYEEPAFEVWPVRHFPLSESES from the coding sequence ATGCATAAGCTTTGTTTCTATGTCCCGGCCTCTCATCTGGAAACGGTTAAAGACGCTGTTTTTAACGCCGGGGCTGGGAAATACAGGCACTATGATCGGTGTTGCTGGCAAGCTCTGGGACAAATGCAGTTTCGGGGACTGAAAAGCAGCAATCCCTTTCGTGGAAAACCCGAAACATTAGAGCAGTTTGAAGAATACAAGGTTGAAATGATGTGCCCTGATGAACAGGTTGAAGCCGCTGTCACAGCACTGATTAAAGCACACCCCTACGAAGAGCCCGCCTTTGAAGTCTGGCCCGTCAGGCACTTCCCGCTTTCAGAGTCTGAGTCTTAG
- a CDS encoding NUDIX hydrolase, whose protein sequence is MKYCSHCGARVRQEIPNGDNRPRDVCGECGMIHYQNPRVVAGCLPVYDNKVLLCRRAIEPRKGLWTLPGGFLELGETIEQGAIRETFEEAGAEVTVTQLYTLFNVLHVGQLSLFFLAEMDVPVFSAGVESLEVQLFGEQDIPWDELAFTTIRLTLEYYFSDRRRGEFVQRIQDINYNTAKTQTLKAGSA, encoded by the coding sequence GTGAAGTATTGCAGCCACTGTGGTGCCCGGGTGCGACAAGAAATTCCGAATGGAGATAATCGACCGAGGGATGTGTGCGGCGAATGCGGCATGATTCATTATCAAAACCCCAGAGTCGTCGCGGGCTGTCTGCCGGTATACGACAACAAAGTATTGCTTTGTCGGCGCGCAATAGAACCCCGTAAAGGTTTATGGACGTTACCCGGTGGGTTTCTGGAGCTTGGTGAAACCATTGAGCAGGGTGCGATCAGGGAGACTTTTGAAGAAGCCGGGGCAGAGGTGACTGTCACACAGCTTTATACGCTGTTTAATGTCCTGCATGTCGGTCAGTTGTCGCTTTTCTTTCTGGCCGAAATGGATGTGCCGGTTTTTTCTGCGGGCGTGGAAAGTCTGGAAGTGCAACTGTTTGGTGAACAGGATATTCCCTGGGATGAGCTGGCTTTTACCACCATTCGTCTGACCCTTGAATACTATTTTTCAGATCGGCGTCGAGGTGAGTTTGTACAACGCATTCAGGATATTAATTACAACACTGCTAAGACTCAGACTCTGAAAGCGGGAAGTGCCTGA
- a CDS encoding cytochrome C assembly family protein: protein MVKSVTAEMNVMLASIGAFVFYSLGAFTQGRRVFIQSGSRQMVLAATAVGAVFQTVALYFSLHGSGGINLGLFNIASLSTLMVTMVVLLSSLKKPSESLFLLILPFTILTVLLAWLAPVDHIVWRPPSMMVAHVLLSVLAYGILMVAAFQALMLSYQERQLKHHNRRKIMQALPPLQTMEKLLFEYVAVGLILLTLALMTGFLFMDDMFATRIIHKTVLSIMAWGLFATLLIGRKLYGWRGQTAMRWTVAGLVMLMVAYFGWHLMVELWLSTT, encoded by the coding sequence ATGGTTAAGAGTGTTACAGCCGAAATGAATGTTATGCTGGCGAGTATCGGGGCGTTTGTGTTTTATTCTCTGGGGGCTTTTACCCAGGGGCGCAGGGTATTCATCCAGTCCGGTTCCCGTCAGATGGTGCTGGCGGCTACGGCTGTTGGTGCGGTGTTCCAGACAGTTGCTCTGTACTTTTCACTGCATGGTTCTGGTGGTATCAATCTTGGGTTGTTTAATATTGCTTCTTTAAGCACCTTGATGGTCACCATGGTGGTGCTGCTCAGTAGTCTGAAAAAACCTTCCGAAAGCCTGTTTCTTCTGATTCTTCCTTTTACGATATTAACGGTTCTGCTGGCCTGGCTGGCTCCGGTGGATCATATTGTCTGGCGACCGCCTTCAATGATGGTGGCGCACGTTCTTTTATCGGTACTAGCGTATGGCATTCTGATGGTGGCTGCGTTTCAGGCATTGATGCTGTCTTATCAGGAGCGTCAGCTAAAGCATCATAATCGCCGTAAAATCATGCAGGCACTGCCGCCCTTGCAGACGATGGAAAAGCTGCTGTTTGAATATGTCGCGGTCGGACTGATTTTGCTGACACTGGCCCTGATGACCGGCTTTTTGTTTATGGACGATATGTTCGCTACCCGCATTATTCATAAAACCGTTCTTTCTATCATGGCGTGGGGACTGTTTGCTACATTGCTGATTGGGCGAAAGCTGTACGGTTGGCGGGGGCAGACCGCCATGCGCTGGACCGTGGCCGGACTGGTGATGTTGATGGTGGCTTACTTTGGTTGGCACCTGATGGTTGAATTGTGGCTGTCTACTACATAA
- the tnpA gene encoding IS200/IS605 family transposase, with protein MAGWCILTIRKGRHCAFELHAHLVFSTKYRGKVFNDKHLKTLENIFRHVCNEFEVELIEFNGETDHIHLLIHYPPKVQLSKLVNSLKGVSSRKMKLHHPELVKPAYLKNALWARSYFAGSCGGASIDVLKTYIENQARPD; from the coding sequence ATAGCAGGTTGGTGTATTTTGACAATACGAAAAGGTAGGCACTGCGCTTTTGAGCTTCACGCCCACTTGGTTTTCTCCACCAAATATAGAGGTAAAGTGTTTAATGATAAGCACCTCAAGACTCTGGAAAATATTTTCCGGCATGTGTGCAATGAGTTTGAGGTAGAGCTGATCGAATTTAATGGAGAAACTGACCATATACACCTGCTCATTCACTATCCACCAAAAGTACAGCTATCAAAGCTAGTGAATAGCCTCAAAGGGGTCAGCAGCCGAAAAATGAAGCTACATCATCCAGAACTGGTAAAGCCTGCCTATTTGAAAAATGCTTTATGGGCAAGAAGTTACTTTGCTGGCAGTTGCGGCGGCGCAAGCATTGATGTGCTCAAAACCTACATTGAGAATCAAGCCAGACCTGATTAG
- a CDS encoding RNA-guided endonuclease TnpB family protein, translating to MLKATKVRIYPTPEQTVFLNRQFGAVRMVWNKALAIKTHYYKVREQNLSPRKDLKPLLVTAKKSRKYSWLKEADSIALQQSVINLDKAFQNFFNPKLEARFPRFKSKHGKQSSYHCMSVAVGENWVKVPKCKPIKARIHREITGTVKSITLTKTPTGKFYASVLAEDDMSEARQITELQSSRIVGVDVGLTDIAITSTGVKTGNPRFIKNAQRNLKRKQKALSRCKKGSKGRVKARLLVAKAHERVAFARNDFQHKLSRQLIDENQAVIVETLKVKNMLKNHCLARSIADAGWHSLVIKLDYKAKQAGKHLVKIDQWFASSKTCSCCDRKQEEMPLNIRSWTCECGYVADRDINAAINVKKQGILKLKAEGLSVSADGGKRKSSTVLVAA from the coding sequence ATGCTTAAAGCCACTAAAGTACGCATCTACCCAACGCCAGAACAGACGGTTTTTTTAAACCGTCAGTTTGGTGCTGTGCGTATGGTCTGGAATAAGGCACTGGCGATAAAGACTCATTACTATAAGGTACGGGAGCAAAATCTTTCCCCGAGAAAAGACCTGAAACCTCTGCTGGTCACTGCCAAGAAAAGCCGCAAATATTCATGGCTGAAAGAAGCTGATTCGATTGCCTTGCAGCAGTCTGTTATCAATCTGGACAAGGCGTTCCAGAACTTCTTTAACCCGAAGCTGGAAGCCCGCTTTCCCCGCTTCAAGTCGAAACACGGTAAACAGAGTAGTTACCATTGCATGTCGGTTGCTGTGGGCGAAAACTGGGTCAAAGTCCCCAAGTGCAAACCAATCAAGGCAAGGATTCACAGAGAAATAACCGGAACAGTCAAGTCCATCACTCTGACCAAAACACCAACAGGTAAGTTCTACGCTTCTGTTTTGGCTGAAGATGATATGTCTGAAGCGAGGCAGATAACCGAACTGCAAAGCTCTCGCATAGTTGGCGTTGATGTTGGTTTAACTGACATTGCCATTACCAGTACCGGAGTAAAAACCGGCAATCCCCGATTCATAAAAAATGCACAACGCAACCTGAAGCGAAAACAGAAGGCTTTATCAAGATGCAAGAAAGGCTCTAAAGGCAGAGTCAAAGCAAGATTACTCGTGGCAAAGGCGCATGAGCGTGTAGCCTTTGCCCGTAATGACTTTCAGCACAAACTTTCCAGACAACTCATTGACGAAAACCAAGCGGTGATTGTGGAAACGCTGAAGGTCAAGAACATGCTCAAGAACCATTGCCTTGCCCGATCCATAGCTGATGCAGGCTGGCACTCCCTTGTCATCAAGCTCGACTACAAAGCGAAACAGGCAGGTAAGCATCTGGTGAAGATCGACCAGTGGTTTGCTTCCTCGAAGACGTGTTCCTGCTGTGATCGAAAGCAAGAGGAAATGCCGCTGAATATCCGGTCATGGACGTGTGAATGCGGGTATGTCGCAGATCGTGACATCAACGCTGCCATCAACGTGAAGAAGCAAGGTATTTTGAAATTAAAGGCGGAAGGGCTGTCCGTCTCTGCTGATGGAGGCAAGCGTAAATCCAGCACAGTGCTGGTTGCTGCCTGA
- a CDS encoding IS1182 family transposase, translating into MTARPQIKINTAPQLDIFSGAASSPDHKKHDKPKGSGNKTDKRRFVAPNPNAITLGNSNLKEHLELTGQKTPFTVASLLDEQDWSDFEQRYASEGRPPYSPRNMMGLILYGIMQGITSLRTLERLARVDLGCMWVTGGIFPDHAIIGRFINMHSKSMAGAFFESLTRAVLKKTNSDGSCLAGDGTVIEAACSSYNLMKQEAAQQAHETAQKQADNHPDCPENKKKLEMASSTLEAVIERNEKRKKNGKSGSAVVSPTEPEAVVQKMKRGRGYTTGYKPSVLANNKRVVLAQAVDPTNETTVVSPMLDQSMQITGKPVDEMLLDAGYFNDEVISTSLERDISLLCPEGKEPGKPKESKKFQKGHFYYDETNDVYRCPAGKELVLIGQIKGSIRTKEQKIYGNGPCEGCPLKDQCTTNKKGRRIKRYAMDDAKDALRQVMQHPKAKKSFSKRKAMVEPVFAYLRDIQGLNRFRRKGLEKVKLEFGLHLLAYNLSRAVKASFHAIFRYNRILWLYFERYRPFDRKWGSWERDPVKRHSLQRKVLHWV; encoded by the coding sequence ATGACAGCAAGACCGCAAATCAAGATTAATACAGCTCCACAGCTCGATATTTTTTCAGGTGCAGCCAGTAGTCCGGATCACAAAAAACACGATAAGCCCAAAGGATCAGGCAACAAAACAGACAAACGACGTTTTGTTGCTCCGAACCCCAACGCCATCACCCTTGGCAACTCTAACTTGAAAGAACACCTTGAGCTAACTGGTCAGAAAACACCTTTTACTGTTGCATCCCTTCTTGATGAGCAAGACTGGTCTGATTTTGAGCAAAGGTATGCCTCAGAAGGTCGCCCTCCTTATTCACCCCGTAACATGATGGGTTTGATTCTCTATGGCATTATGCAGGGCATTACCTCGCTGAGAACTCTGGAGCGACTAGCCCGTGTTGATCTTGGCTGTATGTGGGTTACCGGTGGGATTTTTCCAGACCACGCCATTATTGGTCGCTTCATCAATATGCATAGCAAGTCCATGGCCGGTGCATTTTTTGAAAGCCTGACACGAGCCGTCCTCAAAAAGACGAACTCTGATGGTAGCTGTCTGGCTGGTGATGGAACGGTCATAGAAGCCGCCTGCTCAAGCTACAACCTGATGAAGCAGGAGGCTGCACAACAGGCTCATGAAACAGCACAAAAGCAAGCTGACAACCATCCAGACTGTCCTGAAAACAAAAAGAAACTGGAGATGGCCAGCAGTACTCTCGAAGCAGTTATTGAACGCAACGAGAAGCGAAAAAAGAATGGTAAATCAGGAAGTGCTGTCGTTAGCCCTACAGAGCCTGAAGCCGTTGTTCAAAAGATGAAACGGGGGCGAGGTTATACAACGGGTTACAAACCATCCGTGTTAGCCAATAACAAGCGGGTGGTACTGGCTCAGGCTGTTGATCCCACCAATGAAACAACTGTCGTAAGTCCAATGCTTGATCAGTCAATGCAGATCACGGGCAAACCAGTAGATGAAATGCTTCTGGATGCTGGTTACTTCAATGATGAAGTCATTTCAACCAGTCTGGAACGCGACATCAGCCTGCTATGCCCTGAGGGTAAAGAGCCAGGCAAGCCCAAAGAATCCAAAAAGTTCCAGAAGGGACATTTTTATTATGATGAGACTAATGACGTTTATCGTTGCCCTGCAGGAAAAGAGCTGGTTCTCATCGGGCAGATAAAGGGAAGCATTCGCACAAAAGAGCAAAAGATATATGGCAATGGACCGTGTGAAGGTTGTCCTCTCAAAGATCAGTGTACGACCAATAAGAAAGGGCGCCGCATAAAACGCTATGCGATGGATGATGCCAAGGATGCACTGAGGCAGGTTATGCAGCACCCGAAAGCTAAAAAGTCTTTCAGCAAAAGAAAGGCGATGGTTGAGCCTGTCTTTGCCTATTTACGGGATATACAGGGGTTAAACCGTTTTCGTCGCAAGGGGTTGGAGAAAGTTAAACTGGAGTTTGGCTTACACCTGCTGGCCTATAACCTGAGCCGGGCTGTAAAAGCCAGTTTTCACGCTATTTTCAGGTACAACAGGATTCTCTGGCTGTACTTTGAGCGGTATCGGCCATTTGACAGAAAATGGGGCAGCTGGGAAAGAGATCCAGTGAAGCGTCATTCTTTGCAGAGAAAAGTGCTTCACTGGGTTTAA